One window of Acidobacteriaceae bacterium genomic DNA carries:
- a CDS encoding L-rhamnose/proton symporter RhaT: protein MQPSAHPVLGFVTVAFSGMMTASFAAPMKLSRRWSWENTWLVYATLALVLIPGALIVWSIPHPLTFYTSLSPRQLLLPLLFGFGWGIAQVTFGLSIVRVGMAMAFAIVIGLSSLLGSAIPLAVFHPEDLLGRVGIALFVSAILLAVGLVLFAKAGRERELLSGNKSTAKQAFRLGILLCIFTGCFGSMINMGFVFGSGIAQQATANGVSPQKATLAVWFVVLGAGYIPNLFFTLYLLKKNGTWNRFVQSSGREMLLALAAAVLWLFGMLGYGVGASIMGKFGNSIGFAVCMAALLLWSSALGEMTGEWRAAPPSTLRCMRIGLGFIMLAVITLGFGSLFRS from the coding sequence TTGCAACCCTCCGCGCACCCGGTACTGGGATTCGTGACCGTCGCTTTCAGCGGCATGATGACGGCCAGTTTCGCCGCGCCGATGAAGCTCTCGCGTCGCTGGTCATGGGAAAACACTTGGCTTGTCTATGCAACGCTGGCGCTGGTGCTGATTCCAGGCGCGCTCATCGTTTGGAGCATCCCGCACCCCCTAACGTTCTACACATCCCTTTCGCCGCGGCAACTGCTTCTGCCCTTGCTCTTTGGTTTCGGCTGGGGGATCGCGCAAGTGACCTTCGGTCTCTCCATCGTTCGTGTAGGTATGGCCATGGCCTTCGCGATTGTGATCGGGCTCAGTTCCCTCCTGGGCAGCGCTATCCCTCTCGCGGTCTTTCATCCCGAAGATCTACTCGGCAGGGTCGGCATCGCGCTCTTCGTGAGCGCGATCCTGCTAGCCGTCGGTCTCGTTCTGTTCGCAAAAGCTGGCCGTGAGCGCGAACTTCTTTCTGGAAACAAATCGACGGCAAAGCAGGCGTTTCGCCTGGGTATCCTGCTATGCATCTTTACGGGATGTTTCGGCTCCATGATCAACATGGGCTTCGTTTTCGGCAGCGGCATCGCGCAACAGGCAACCGCCAACGGCGTTTCGCCGCAGAAGGCGACGCTCGCGGTCTGGTTTGTGGTGCTGGGCGCCGGATACATTCCAAATCTGTTTTTCACTCTCTATCTGCTGAAGAAGAACGGCACGTGGAACCGCTTTGTTCAGTCTTCGGGGCGTGAGATGCTACTCGCGCTTGCGGCAGCGGTGCTGTGGCTCTTTGGCATGCTGGGGTACGGCGTGGGCGCTAGCATAATGGGAAAATTCGGGAATTCTATCGGCTTCGCCGTGTGCATGGCTGCGCTGTTACTGTGGTCGAGCGCGCTTGGCGAAATGACTGGCGAATGGCGTGCGGCGCCTCCTTCCACGTTGCGGTGCATGCGAATCGGCCTGGGATTCATCATGCTTGCGGTCATCACCCTGGGTTTCGGAAGTCTATTTCGCTCGTAA
- a CDS encoding cbb3-type cytochrome c oxidase subunit I, translating to MSAPSQRLRTTPARVHRIGRALTSTTHRNIGFGYLAISATALIFGTILSWLMRIHLSWPDWKLPLHGPILPEDYLALVTMHGTLMLFFVLTVAPQSGFGNLILPAQIGARRMAFPRLNALGMWTTAAALLVLLCAFLVTGGSPIAGWTSYPPLSVTPLAGPGEGAGQDVWLASIALFAIGGTISAVVMLTTIVKLRCPGMTWLRVPLTVWGWFTAALLAVPAFSVLLAAIVLLLCDRHLGSAFFIPHGDVINSTLVSHHGTGSPLLWLHLFWFFGHPEVYIAILPGMGLTSMVIANFSRRRVFAYRLMIATTLAIGLLGLLVWGHHMFVAGMNPFAGTAFAAASLAIAVPATAKVLSWIATSWRARPWLSTPMLFALGFVSLFIAGGLSGIIVAQPILDEYLHNTFFIVGHFHLIMAMAGVFGLFCATYYWFPLLAQGRMLSERLGKWHFWLTLLFTYTTFLPMYFSGLAGEPRRYAQLTGLNPPAQALLGAHQVLQFHITGGALALGFTQLLFLFNMVQSLRFPSIRTDNPWSATTMEWAPQAMLEPSPDLPVPVAYNPPCHYTDDGTSFTPQWECPQPSTAEQE from the coding sequence ATGAGTGCGCCCTCGCAGAGGCTCCGCACCACGCCCGCGCGCGTGCATCGCATTGGTCGCGCCCTTACCTCCACGACGCACCGCAATATCGGCTTCGGTTATCTCGCGATTTCGGCCACGGCACTCATCTTCGGCACCATCCTCTCGTGGCTGATGCGAATTCATCTCTCCTGGCCTGATTGGAAGCTTCCGCTGCACGGGCCGATTCTGCCAGAGGACTATCTCGCGCTTGTCACGATGCACGGTACGCTGATGCTCTTCTTCGTCCTGACGGTCGCGCCGCAATCGGGTTTCGGCAATCTGATCCTTCCTGCGCAGATTGGAGCGCGTCGGATGGCCTTCCCGCGCCTCAATGCTCTCGGCATGTGGACGACGGCCGCGGCTCTCCTCGTCCTTCTCTGTGCGTTCCTTGTGACCGGCGGTAGTCCTATTGCAGGCTGGACATCCTATCCTCCTCTCTCGGTTACGCCACTCGCAGGCCCCGGCGAAGGAGCTGGGCAGGATGTCTGGCTCGCAAGCATCGCGCTCTTCGCGATTGGCGGAACTATCAGCGCGGTTGTGATGCTCACCACCATCGTGAAGCTCCGCTGCCCAGGGATGACCTGGCTCCGGGTGCCGCTCACCGTATGGGGATGGTTCACCGCCGCACTGCTAGCTGTTCCGGCATTCTCCGTTCTTCTCGCAGCAATAGTCCTCTTGCTTTGCGATCGCCATCTCGGCAGCGCATTCTTCATCCCGCACGGCGACGTCATCAACTCCACACTCGTCTCGCATCATGGCACCGGCTCGCCGTTGCTATGGCTGCATCTCTTCTGGTTCTTCGGCCACCCGGAGGTTTACATCGCCATCCTTCCCGGCATGGGCCTTACCTCGATGGTTATCGCAAACTTTTCGCGGCGGCGTGTCTTCGCCTACCGCCTGATGATCGCGACTACGCTCGCCATCGGCTTACTTGGACTGCTCGTGTGGGGTCACCACATGTTCGTTGCCGGGATGAATCCCTTCGCCGGAACGGCATTCGCCGCTGCCTCACTCGCGATCGCCGTCCCCGCGACAGCAAAGGTACTGAGCTGGATTGCGACATCCTGGCGTGCGCGTCCGTGGTTGTCCACTCCGATGCTCTTCGCGCTGGGATTCGTGTCGCTCTTCATCGCCGGCGGTCTTAGCGGAATCATAGTTGCCCAGCCCATCCTCGATGAGTATCTGCACAACACGTTCTTCATCGTCGGCCACTTCCATCTCATCATGGCGATGGCCGGAGTCTTCGGCCTCTTCTGCGCGACGTACTACTGGTTTCCTTTGCTCGCGCAGGGTCGCATGCTGTCCGAACGACTAGGAAAATGGCACTTCTGGCTCACGCTGCTCTTCACCTACACCACGTTCCTTCCTATGTATTTCTCTGGTCTGGCCGGCGAGCCGCGCCGCTACGCGCAGCTCACCGGGCTCAACCCGCCCGCACAGGCACTTCTCGGCGCGCATCAGGTGCTTCAGTTCCACATCACGGGCGGAGCCTTAGCCCTCGGCTTCACGCAACTCCTCTTCCTGTTCAATATGGTGCAGTCATTGCGTTTTCCCTCGATTCGGACCGATAACCCATGGTCTGCGACGACGATGGAATGGGCTCCTCAGGCGATGCTCGAACCTTCGCCCGACCTCCCAGTGCCGGTGGCTTATAACCCTCCTTGTCATTACACCGACGACGGGACCTCCTTCACGCCACAATGGGAGTGTCCACAGCCATCCACCGCTGAACAGGAGTAA
- a CDS encoding cytochrome C oxidase subunit II — MLSAQAIPPALRFWHLPVDGSWHGHALDSHLLLNLWIALALFAFANLLLIVGVLSRRRAHRPIHKLTLEYLPLLAFAATFLLLGSRASSLWATQRYTGAAPDALQVEVTGLQFAWYFRYPGTDATFGRTRNELVNAAEGNPVGLDPADPHGADDLVRPQLVLPAGREVDLMLRAVDVIHGFAIPEMRLKQNAVPGQTQHIHFTPERPGDYAILCTQVCGLGHYRMQAMLRVLPAADFNKWLTEQERGLTAEVQP; from the coding sequence ATGCTCTCCGCGCAGGCGATCCCGCCAGCACTCCGCTTCTGGCATCTGCCTGTGGACGGCTCGTGGCATGGGCACGCGCTCGACTCGCATCTGCTGCTCAATCTATGGATTGCTCTGGCGCTGTTCGCGTTTGCGAATCTGCTGCTGATCGTCGGTGTGCTCTCGCGTCGGCGGGCGCATCGCCCGATCCACAAACTCACGCTTGAGTACCTTCCTCTGCTGGCGTTTGCCGCAACATTTTTGTTGCTCGGAAGCCGTGCGAGCTCGCTCTGGGCGACGCAGCGCTATACAGGCGCTGCGCCGGACGCCCTGCAGGTTGAGGTCACCGGGTTGCAGTTTGCCTGGTACTTTCGCTACCCCGGCACAGATGCGACCTTCGGACGCACGCGCAATGAGCTCGTCAACGCCGCTGAGGGCAATCCAGTAGGTCTTGACCCGGCCGACCCGCATGGCGCTGACGATCTCGTTCGACCTCAACTCGTGCTTCCCGCCGGGCGCGAGGTCGACCTTATGCTTCGCGCGGTGGACGTCATCCATGGCTTCGCAATTCCCGAGATGCGCCTGAAGCAGAACGCCGTTCCCGGCCAGACGCAACATATTCACTTCACGCCGGAGCGCCCGGGCGACTACGCGATCCTGTGCACGCAGGTCTGCGGCCTTGGCCATTACCGCATGCAGGCGATGTTGCGGGTCCTTCCCGCAGCAGACTTCAATAAGTGGCTCACGGAGCAGGAACGCGGCCTGACCGCTGAGGTGCAACCATGA
- a CDS encoding DUF6259 domain-containing protein, translating into MNRRTFNKLAGFTALAALADIDMSAEAAANASGEVILQDDVFMVAFDPGSGALTRMEHKPTNWIVQRRPALGVSFRMLVPVPGRRANFVLGQKQRPVSVRKISDDQVRIVWNELASEHGGVLPINFAATVTLKGGKLSFDATVENKSPHPIETIDFPYFGDLNPPARDSSIAARTMWYGNLGNDELYPNFGNAKGYWGVDVPTKTFGANRSLFCLIQAPTEGLYFEMSDPTLPYYLEYTFEQHPGVVHGALVPKTDEFSGFPVHLEFRTCHFAYVQPNSSKTLAPIVVRGYKGDWHAAVDVYRQWRDTWFKKPHLPAWAQDVHSWTMLRMNTPEEDYTISYKKFVEYGEEYAKYGVKAVQLIGWNIGGQDRDDPSQDTDPNLGTWQDFHDAIAKVQSLGVNVILFGKLNWADLTTDWYKTELYKYEAKDPYGIRYEQGGYNYVTPTQLAGINTRRRAVMDFADPRYRTIALREFQKILALGSTGWLWDEICHHSGAIYNFAPGHGYNPPGYIYAGDLPLSASLRDAADKISPDFLFAGEGPQDWLMQYFPVSEAGVSATPICQFLDTRNSLMIAGVSGFDDREQLNNILLNRCVIQYEPFLYKGHLHDFPMTMAYGKKIDDLRRKYKAYLWDGAFRDNLGAEVSSDGQHRYSVFLAENGKRAVVVINLSSDAALTAKVTLSNPGTLIEATPEQPDGKSSNGALQIPARSAAVLIEV; encoded by the coding sequence ATGAATAGACGCACCTTCAATAAACTTGCCGGCTTTACGGCATTGGCCGCACTGGCTGACATCGATATGAGCGCCGAGGCTGCTGCTAACGCCTCAGGCGAAGTCATTCTGCAGGACGACGTGTTCATGGTCGCGTTCGATCCTGGGTCCGGAGCGCTCACGCGCATGGAGCACAAGCCAACGAATTGGATAGTCCAGCGACGTCCCGCGCTTGGCGTATCGTTTCGGATGCTGGTCCCGGTACCCGGCCGCCGCGCGAATTTCGTTCTCGGTCAGAAGCAGCGCCCAGTCAGCGTCAGGAAAATTTCAGACGATCAGGTGCGGATCGTCTGGAATGAGCTTGCGAGCGAACACGGCGGTGTCCTGCCCATCAACTTTGCTGCAACGGTTACGTTAAAGGGGGGCAAATTGAGTTTCGACGCCACCGTCGAGAACAAATCGCCTCACCCGATCGAAACGATCGATTTCCCTTACTTCGGCGACCTGAATCCGCCTGCTCGCGACTCCTCTATTGCGGCGCGAACCATGTGGTACGGGAATCTCGGGAACGACGAGCTGTATCCGAACTTCGGCAATGCCAAGGGTTATTGGGGTGTCGACGTTCCAACCAAGACGTTCGGTGCCAATCGCAGCCTGTTCTGCCTCATCCAGGCACCCACCGAGGGTCTCTATTTTGAGATGTCCGATCCCACGCTGCCTTACTACCTGGAATACACATTTGAGCAACATCCAGGTGTAGTGCACGGGGCATTGGTGCCCAAGACTGATGAGTTCTCGGGCTTTCCCGTACATCTGGAGTTCCGCACCTGTCACTTCGCGTATGTCCAACCCAACTCAAGCAAAACGCTTGCGCCGATTGTCGTCCGCGGCTACAAGGGCGACTGGCACGCGGCAGTTGACGTCTATCGCCAGTGGCGCGACACATGGTTCAAAAAGCCGCACCTCCCGGCATGGGCGCAGGATGTGCACTCCTGGACCATGCTGCGCATGAATACGCCGGAAGAGGACTACACCATCTCCTACAAGAAATTTGTGGAGTACGGGGAGGAGTATGCGAAGTACGGCGTAAAGGCAGTGCAGCTCATCGGATGGAATATCGGAGGCCAGGACCGCGACGATCCTTCGCAGGACACCGACCCGAATCTCGGCACCTGGCAGGATTTCCACGACGCGATCGCGAAGGTGCAGTCGCTTGGCGTCAACGTCATCCTCTTCGGCAAACTGAACTGGGCCGATCTGACTACAGACTGGTACAAGACGGAGCTCTACAAATATGAAGCCAAGGATCCCTACGGCATTCGCTATGAGCAGGGTGGCTACAACTACGTAACTCCCACGCAGTTGGCGGGCATCAACACGCGCCGCCGCGCGGTGATGGACTTTGCCGACCCGCGCTATCGCACGATCGCACTAAGAGAATTTCAAAAGATACTCGCGCTCGGTTCCACCGGCTGGCTCTGGGATGAAATCTGCCATCACTCGGGGGCGATCTACAACTTTGCGCCAGGGCACGGCTACAATCCGCCCGGATATATTTATGCTGGCGATCTTCCGCTCTCAGCCTCACTTCGCGACGCGGCTGACAAAATCAGCCCCGACTTCCTCTTCGCCGGTGAGGGACCGCAGGACTGGCTCATGCAATACTTTCCCGTTTCTGAAGCAGGCGTGAGCGCAACGCCAATCTGCCAGTTCCTCGATACGCGCAACTCGCTGATGATTGCGGGTGTCAGCGGATTCGACGATCGGGAGCAATTGAACAACATCCTGCTCAACCGTTGCGTTATCCAGTACGAACCCTTCCTCTACAAGGGCCATCTGCACGATTTTCCAATGACCATGGCTTACGGCAAGAAGATTGACGACCTGCGCCGCAAGTACAAGGCGTATCTCTGGGACGGCGCCTTCCGCGATAATCTAGGCGCGGAGGTCAGCTCCGACGGTCAGCATCGTTACTCGGTGTTTCTCGCAGAGAACGGTAAGCGTGCTGTCGTCGTCATCAACCTCAGCTCCGACGCGGCCCTAACCGCCAAGGTGACCCTATCGAACCCGGGCACCCTCATCGAAGCTACACCGGAGCAACCTGACGGAAAGTCATCGAATGGAGCGCTGCAAATTCCCGCGCGTTCGGCTGCTGTTCTCATAGAAGTCTGA
- a CDS encoding cytochrome c oxidase subunit 3, translating to MPTILTPPGIYQPRRPGRPGDLGEGDSGSGRRPPTDKRTGGNGDGDNWSDRPQGRRGPRERLSRARIGLFFALGGDLMFFIALVSVFFVAKTSGHFDAYSRFINDWLPTAIPSILWLNTAVLLVSSVAAEIARRSMFRETDLMDEWFGFGRPTSRRAAIWLSATLALGTLFLIGQYIAWSQLAAQHVFFNSNASSHFFYLITVAHAAHLFLGITALVTALSFLIRSRQLATRQVVVDATVWYWHAMGLLWIFLFALLEYGQ from the coding sequence ATGCCGACGATCCTTACACCTCCCGGAATTTATCAGCCCCGGCGTCCCGGGCGTCCCGGCGACCTTGGTGAAGGCGATAGTGGGTCTGGCCGTCGTCCGCCAACTGATAAGCGCACCGGCGGAAATGGTGACGGCGATAACTGGAGTGATCGTCCTCAAGGTCGCCGCGGCCCCCGCGAACGCTTGTCCCGTGCGCGCATCGGCCTGTTCTTCGCCCTCGGCGGCGACCTCATGTTCTTCATCGCGCTGGTCAGCGTCTTCTTCGTCGCGAAGACATCCGGCCATTTCGACGCCTACAGCCGCTTCATCAACGACTGGCTACCCACAGCGATCCCATCGATCCTCTGGCTGAACACCGCAGTCCTTCTCGTCAGCTCCGTCGCAGCTGAGATAGCGCGGCGCAGCATGTTCCGCGAGACAGATCTCATGGACGAATGGTTCGGGTTTGGCCGACCGACCTCGCGCCGCGCGGCCATCTGGCTCTCAGCCACACTCGCCCTTGGCACACTCTTTCTCATCGGCCAATACATCGCCTGGTCGCAGCTCGCGGCACAACACGTCTTCTTCAACTCCAACGCGAGCAGCCACTTCTTTTACCTGATCACAGTCGCACACGCCGCACACCTTTTCCTCGGGATCACAGCCTTGGTCACGGCTCTCAGCTTCCTGATTCGCTCGCGGCAACTGGCCACGCGCCAGGTTGTCGTCGATGCAACAGTCTGGTACTGGCACGCAATGGGTCTGCTTTGGATCTTCCTCTTCGCGTTGCTGGAGTACGGTCAGTGA
- a CDS encoding TonB-dependent receptor gives MHFKSIRRTLAVLPLALCVLAAAPRALAQAVTGTIVGTVTDATGAVVPNATVVISLTGQNVSHNTTTNESGNFTEPDLEPGTYSVVITAQGFKKEAYDNIAVLTNTTQRVDAILANGSTSEEITVTTAPPALQTDRADISTTIEQHQISNLPLSSGNSFQSLLNTVPGMAPIVFNNSQFYNANNDLSTNANGQSSYVNLYQIEGIDDDQRTGIHIILVPPANAIQNVDITTNNFEAEFGRAVGTVVNVTLKSGTNNWHGNVFQNMENNGVNARSYFQTGPNGRLVYNYTGGSLGGPILKNKLFIFGDLLRVSDHEEANTTTTVPYYNVSNNVLSLAGYKGQVYDPNTGDTVDCQGGSNPTNCGVGRTAFAGNLIPLSNPGISPIALKVFQAIDALARNPKTNLNSAAYLNGATGNNFSANLPFHKDMWSYDIKSDYNITSKDHLSGRFSHQHINTFQAPLFGAFLGGPAGGGFEATGIENAYSTGVNYDHIFSPTLFTEARAGVAHLRNFATQTDYGANDARTLGIPGNGPNGTNNTLTTSGQIAFNVPNFANPLIGYSASLPWLRAESNIDFANNWTKIIGNHQMKFGADIRRIRDDLLQGNNNAAAGNFYFNENATSAPGAPSFNGGATGQANDYATVLFDVPFQVGQDTNSTFPAYRQTWLFFFASDKWQATPKLTLDLGLRWELYPPATPRKPGGFVNYNPNNNQLVVAGQDGNPSNLGMQSNYKNFAPRLGVAYRVNEKLVVRTGFGVSYVPFIDNTYAYNYPIKTSTFYNNNATYGQALNPIGGVVNFVTGVPATPTAAFGSNGTLTETAANGTIGLANLYIPLNFKNPYVSSWNAVVQQALAHDSSLQLAYVANHGTRISIEQNINLPSIYGQGNSYEPLAIAFGKTAAVTQFMVGTSTNYQSLQVQFNRRFHSGFGYTVAYTWGKASGYVTGAQTGALFYGLTAPNPHMNYSVLDFDRTNNLSSTITYEPPIGKGQKYMKSGVGAYTLGGWRLSAIIQGVSGLPFSVTANSATSGVTQTANLTGTYNVTHGHTSAIVAGSPTWFTPAAFTPPTCTPYSSTNPNPCVLGNTNRNQFRGPGYFADNLSLSKTFPIHESWSVDARFDAFNMTNTPEFANPSNAITSGTFGKVTSVLASGAGVVNGVGGPRVLQASVKMSF, from the coding sequence ATGCACTTCAAGTCCATCCGAAGGACACTCGCCGTTCTACCGCTCGCGCTGTGTGTGCTGGCCGCTGCGCCGCGAGCATTGGCACAGGCAGTCACAGGGACTATCGTCGGCACAGTTACCGACGCCACCGGAGCCGTGGTACCCAACGCCACCGTCGTAATTAGTCTCACTGGTCAAAACGTCTCGCATAACACAACCACGAATGAGAGCGGCAACTTCACTGAGCCTGACCTGGAGCCCGGAACTTACAGCGTGGTTATCACCGCGCAGGGATTCAAGAAAGAGGCCTACGACAATATCGCCGTGCTGACCAACACTACCCAACGCGTTGACGCGATTCTGGCGAACGGCAGCACTTCCGAGGAGATCACCGTCACCACCGCGCCTCCCGCTCTGCAGACCGATCGAGCCGACATTTCGACCACGATCGAGCAGCATCAGATCAGCAATCTCCCGCTCAGCAGCGGCAATAGCTTTCAATCACTGCTGAATACCGTGCCAGGCATGGCGCCTATCGTGTTCAACAACTCGCAGTTTTACAACGCGAACAACGATCTTTCTACGAACGCAAATGGGCAGTCGTCCTACGTGAACCTCTACCAGATTGAAGGCATCGACGACGATCAGCGCACCGGAATCCATATCATCCTGGTGCCGCCTGCCAACGCTATCCAGAACGTCGATATCACGACCAACAACTTCGAAGCCGAGTTCGGACGCGCCGTGGGCACGGTCGTGAATGTGACGTTGAAATCGGGAACGAACAACTGGCACGGCAACGTTTTCCAAAACATGGAAAACAACGGTGTGAATGCGCGCTCGTACTTTCAGACCGGCCCCAACGGGCGTCTCGTATACAACTACACGGGCGGTAGTCTCGGCGGTCCAATCCTCAAGAACAAGCTGTTCATCTTCGGCGATCTTCTGCGCGTCTCTGACCACGAAGAAGCGAACACCACCACGACCGTTCCCTATTACAACGTGAGCAATAATGTGCTCAGTCTGGCCGGCTACAAAGGCCAGGTTTATGACCCGAACACCGGTGACACCGTCGACTGCCAAGGCGGATCGAATCCAACGAACTGCGGTGTAGGGCGCACCGCGTTTGCAGGCAACCTGATTCCATTATCGAACCCCGGCATCAGTCCTATTGCGCTAAAGGTGTTTCAGGCCATCGATGCCTTGGCGCGCAATCCCAAAACCAATCTCAATTCAGCCGCGTATCTGAACGGGGCCACCGGTAACAACTTTTCCGCCAACCTGCCTTTCCACAAGGATATGTGGAGCTACGACATCAAGTCTGACTACAACATCACCAGCAAGGATCACCTGAGCGGCCGTTTTAGCCACCAGCACATCAACACCTTCCAGGCGCCGCTCTTCGGCGCGTTCCTCGGTGGCCCGGCCGGCGGCGGCTTTGAGGCGACCGGTATTGAAAACGCGTACAGCACCGGCGTCAACTACGATCACATCTTCTCGCCGACTTTGTTCACGGAAGCTCGTGCCGGTGTCGCTCATCTACGCAATTTCGCGACGCAGACGGACTACGGTGCGAACGATGCGCGCACACTCGGTATCCCTGGCAACGGTCCGAACGGCACGAACAACACGCTAACAACCAGTGGTCAGATAGCGTTCAATGTACCCAACTTCGCCAACCCCCTGATCGGATACTCCGCCTCACTGCCTTGGCTACGCGCGGAATCCAACATTGACTTCGCCAATAACTGGACAAAGATCATCGGCAATCACCAGATGAAATTTGGCGCGGACATACGCCGTATCCGCGACGACTTATTGCAGGGCAACAATAACGCGGCCGCTGGCAATTTCTACTTCAATGAGAACGCCACTTCCGCTCCGGGTGCGCCCTCGTTCAATGGCGGCGCCACCGGCCAGGCCAATGACTATGCAACGGTGCTTTTCGACGTTCCCTTCCAGGTAGGCCAGGACACCAACAGCACGTTTCCCGCATACCGCCAGACGTGGCTGTTCTTCTTCGCCTCGGATAAGTGGCAGGCGACGCCCAAACTCACGCTGGACCTGGGCCTTCGCTGGGAACTCTACCCACCCGCCACACCTCGCAAGCCGGGCGGTTTCGTGAACTACAACCCGAACAACAATCAGCTCGTCGTCGCCGGTCAGGACGGAAATCCGTCGAACCTCGGCATGCAAAGCAACTACAAGAACTTCGCGCCGCGCCTGGGAGTCGCGTATCGCGTCAATGAAAAGCTCGTCGTTCGCACCGGGTTCGGTGTCAGCTATGTGCCGTTCATTGACAACACGTATGCATACAACTACCCCATCAAGACGAGCACGTTTTACAACAATAACGCGACCTACGGTCAGGCCCTTAACCCTATCGGCGGCGTCGTCAACTTCGTAACGGGCGTCCCGGCAACTCCGACCGCAGCCTTCGGATCCAACGGCACGCTGACCGAAACTGCCGCGAACGGAACGATCGGGTTAGCGAACCTGTACATCCCGCTAAACTTCAAAAATCCCTACGTAAGTTCCTGGAACGCCGTAGTACAACAAGCGTTAGCGCATGACTCCTCACTGCAACTGGCGTATGTCGCCAATCACGGCACGCGCATCAGCATCGAGCAAAACATCAATCTGCCGAGCATTTACGGCCAAGGTAATTCTTACGAGCCACTGGCGATAGCGTTCGGCAAAACGGCTGCGGTGACGCAGTTCATGGTCGGCACTTCGACGAACTACCAATCGTTGCAGGTACAGTTCAACCGTCGGTTCCATAGTGGCTTCGGTTATACCGTGGCCTACACTTGGGGCAAGGCGTCAGGTTATGTCACTGGGGCGCAGACAGGCGCCTTGTTCTATGGCCTCACGGCTCCGAACCCACACATGAATTACTCGGTCCTGGATTTCGACCGTACTAATAATCTTTCGTCGACCATCACATACGAACCTCCAATAGGCAAAGGCCAAAAGTACATGAAATCTGGCGTTGGCGCTTATACGCTGGGTGGATGGAGATTGTCCGCCATTATTCAGGGAGTGTCGGGCTTGCCCTTCTCTGTCACGGCGAACAGCGCTACTTCAGGCGTTACGCAGACGGCCAACCTGACCGGCACCTATAACGTGACTCACGGCCACACCAGCGCCATCGTGGCAGGCTCGCCGACGTGGTTTACTCCCGCGGCGTTTACACCGCCCACCTGCACACCATACTCAAGCACCAATCCCAACCCTTGCGTCCTTGGCAACACGAACCGCAATCAGTTTCGCGGACCGGGTTACTTCGCTGACAATCTTTCCCTCTCCAAAACCTTCCCAATCCACGAGAGCTGGAGCGTTGACGCCCGCTTCGATGCATTCAACATGACCAATACCCCGGAGTTTGCGAACCCATCAAACGCGATCACCTCGGGTACCTTCGGCAAGGTCACCTCGGTCCTCGCCAGTGGCGCCGGCGTCGTGAACGGCGTAGGTGGCCCACGCGTGCTGCAGGCATCGGTGAAGATGAGCTTCTAA